A region from the Acipenser ruthenus chromosome 13, fAciRut3.2 maternal haplotype, whole genome shotgun sequence genome encodes:
- the LOC117418626 gene encoding forkhead box protein I1c-like, with protein sequence MNAFGQQPSNPQSTPLQHHNAQDLLDMAIYCDNFSMYQQNLHHHHHPQRPSTHQSGYGLGDYTSPTTNPYLWLNGPGINPSPYLPGANGASYMASSYGANQRQFLAPPTGFAGADLGWLSLSSQQELFKMVRPPYSYSALIAMAIQTAQEKKLTLSQIYQYVAENFPFYKKSKAGWQNSIRHNLSLNDCFKKVAREEDDPGKGNYWTLDPNCEKMFDNGNFRRKRKRRADANGSSANVLSGKNEDSGSAIKTSDTASLLGSAPTELQHSPGSGSEPKSSPSPAIERSPCFNNFVSSMTSMIAVNNGINSRHISDGLLGDSTQSSENVSGLGSYSPTHSTLLNVDANHQSHNRLNYYPSSQSSGTNGPLTNHFTVNNLIYSREGTEV encoded by the exons ATGAACGCTTTTGGACAGCAGCCATCCAACCCACAATCTACCCCTCTCCAGCATCACAACGCACAAGATCTCCTGGACATGGCCATTTACTGCGACAATTTCAGCATGTACCAGCAAAACCTGCATCACCATCACCATCCCCAGAGACCATCTACGCATCAATCCGGTTACGGGCTGGGCGATTATACCTCGCCAACTACCAACCCTTACCTCTGGCTCAACGGCCCTGGCATTAACCCGTCTCCCTACTTGCCTGGTGCGAACGGGGCTTCCTATATGGCCTCAAGTTATGGAGCAAATCAGAGGCAGTTTCTGGCGCCGCCGACCGGGTTTGCAGGTGCTGATCTTGGCTGGCTGTCCCTCTCCAGCCAGCAAGAACTTTTTAAGATGGTCCGACCACCATATTCCTACTCGGCTCTCATTGCGATGGCGATCCAAACCGCCCAAGAAAAGAAATTAACCCTCAGCCAGATCTACCAATATGTGGCGGAGAACTTTCCCTTTTACAAGAAGAGCAAAGCCGGTTGGCAAAACTCTATAAGGCACAATCTGTCTCTGAACGACTGCTTTAAGAAAGTAGCAAGAGAAGAGGACGATCCTG GTAAAGGAAACTACTGGACCCTCGATCCCAACTGCGAAAAGATGTTTGACAATGGGAATTTCagaaggaagaggaagaggagagcaGATGCCAATGGATCCAGCGCCAATGTCTTGTCGGGTAAAAACGAAGACAGCGGCAGTGCAATTAAAACTTCGGATACAGCCAGCCTGCTGGGCTCAGCCCCTACTGAGCTGCAACACTCTCCGGGGTCAGGGAGCGAACCCAAATCTTCCCCATCGCCGGCAATCGAACGCAGCCCTTGTTTCAACAATTTTGTCTCCAGCATGACTTCAATGATTGCTGTGAATAACGGAATCAACAGCAGACACATTTCTGATGGGCTTTTAGGGGACTCGACTCAAAGCAGCGAGAATGTGTCAGGACTCGGTTCATACTCACCAACTCACAGCACGCTACTTAACGTTGATGCCAACCATCAAAGCCACAACCGACTGAACTACTACCCATCGAGCCAAAGCAGTGGCACGAATGGCCCCCTAACGAACCACTTTACTGTCaataatttaatttacagtcgTGAAGGAACTGAAGTttaa